Within the Eucalyptus grandis isolate ANBG69807.140 chromosome 1, ASM1654582v1, whole genome shotgun sequence genome, the region TACACGTGGCCGTCGACCCGCATGGGGAGAGGCTCAGTCCGATGGTCACGAACATTTGCTCATCCACCTTAGTTGGCACCGGCAACCAATTCGGGCTCCCGACGAGGCTGGTCAAGGAGGAGGAGAACTTGTGGGCCGTGGGGGTGTCGTTGAGGGCCGGCAAGAGAGGCATGATTGGGCTCGTGTAGTGCAGCTTGTCGTAAATGAGGATCCCGGTCGTGGCGGTGTTGTTGGGCGGCGGAGCATTCTGGGCGCTAACGTATGGGCGGGCTGCCATGTAGGCCCCGGGGTCTGGTCCGTGGTGAGGAGCACATCGACCGTGTGGCCCGGGGCGAGGACGACGACGTCGGTGACATAGGGGTTAGTGTATGAGGCGTCGACGGCGACGACAGTGAACTTGTGATTGGCTATCTTGAAGAAAAGTTGGTTATTGAGTGCAGCATTAATGATGCGAAGCATGTAGATCCTTCTCTGCACCACCTTTAGCTTGTAGGTATCTACGCAGGAAAAAAAGTGCTTTGAGTATTTAATTATCGATAAACTGCCAGTTAAAATTTCTCCGACCTTTGTTCCATTTCAAGATCTCTCTGAACTTTATGCAATAATTCATAGTCATCGAGGTGATACGAAGAAGAAAGGTGCAGTTTGTTGTTGGTGGTTTTGCTTACGCTTTCTGGAGCAAGGATAGAGATCTCCGGGCCGTCCATTAATGGTGTATGCATCTGAATTGGCAGGCGGCACGCCGAGCGCTTGTGCCTGGTTCTGCATATCGATCACATTTCCGTTCCACCACTCTCCTGCAGTACCAGctaaatcatttaattatcATGTTGACAAATCATACGGTGACGGGATCCGCCTTCTTTGATTAGTCTAGTCCGGTTGATTAGTAACTCGGGTACGGGCCCAACACtcatgaatgaagaaattgttTTACTGGTTCTTACACTTATATAATACAACTTtgtgtgatatatatatatatatatatatatatatatatatatagaaattgGGTGAGGAGTGATACCTAGAATAATAGGAAATTCTTTGTGGGGTGTGGGAAATGGGTAGTGACCCGACTTGGGACGGATGATGAGAGCACCGTAGACGGTGGCGCGGAGCAATGAGACGTGAGCATGCCACCAAAGTGTGCCTTCTTGTTTAGTGATAGTAAATTTCTGGATATAACTATGTCCCGGACGAATTGGACACTGTGTAAAGTAATTTGGTCCATCTGCCCAGCCACTCAATAATTGTAGCACTCCGTGCCTGTACAAATCACGCTAATTGTCATCATTAGCAACTTTAGGggaaaaaatgaagataaaagGACATCGCAAAGTAGCCACTTGGGAAGTTCATTGGGACAAAGTTGATTTTTTCAAGCGAATAGTTGACCAATTTGTGGGTGAGGTGAAATCTCATCTCATGTTCGCAAGCCATCAGCAATACCTAGTCAAAAACCATGTGTGCTCGTTTTATCTTCCTTTGTCGTGTTAACCATTCTAAACAGCTGTGAAAGAAAACaacagaaatgaaaaaaacTATCCTTGCAATTTGTCAAAGTCAACTTTCCCATGCATCTTCAGTTTATCTGATGTATTTCTATGGTCCCCTACTTACCAGTGAATAGTGACGTTGTATGGGGACTTGTTGAAGACGTAAACGACAAGTGTGTCGCCTTCCGTGACTTGAATCGTCGGGCCAGGAAGAGCTCCGTTCACTGCAGTGATCACACGGTCGTGGCATAATTTCCTCACTGTCGCGTTCTCCACCTGAATGGATCATTAAAATGAAGATGATTAATCCCATGCCGTGCACTGGAGTTTAATCCATGCTTTTGTAGTTTAATCCACGAAAATTGAGACGATGCAGAGTCCTAATGCTACTCCAATACAGTTCTTTCCTCGAGAACCAAGAGATAGATAAATGAGCGATTAGATTAGGTGAGCAATCGAATTAGGTCTTGCATGCAAAACAGAATCATGCTGCAGACGAAAAAGACTGGGatagaacaagaacataaaaCGGGTCGGTGCGTAAAACCCTCACATAATATGTACATAGTTGGAAAAGAAGCTTTAAAAAGAGTAAAGCAAAGCTCGATACATTGAATATGTGCTCCACGATTGCAGCTGAAGCCATTGAAGACATAACTCCAAGAGCAAAAGCCCACGCACGCAGAAACCCAGTTTGCTCATGTCGTCGCGCCATCGTTCGGTGCAAGCTGTTTGTAGGTCGGGGAATGTCTCGACGATTTGCTCATATTTAAATCACAAACCCTCCTACGTTTCTTCTAGGGAACGAGAAGTGCAcatcaataaattttatatcaatAGAACTTCGTTGCAATTGGGAACCTTCgatgatgatttctttttttttttttagtttttttgtcAAGAATGATGTAATGCAGATCATGGACTTATTCGTAAGTTCGGACATGATTGCGTGAGGACATTAATTGAATTGGAGAAATGGTCCCTGAGGGTGTTTTCTCAACGACGGTAGGACAAACTTCGCTGTCCTGCAGTTCAAATGGTTTCTATTATaaaaagaaacgaagaaaatagattaaaaagTGTATAAGTAGAAGAGAGGCATGGAACTTTATGTCATTGTTTTCGTAACGTAATCGGTCCTTGGAATTGGTTAATCGAACTACGACTAAGCAACCTCGGAGTTCTAGTTGTACCAAAATTCAGTTCATTCGAAGGTTCGGATGCAATAGTTTGGTTCACTAagttaattcttttttcattcttcctGAATAGCTGATGAGATCTCATAGAGGTTCGGATAAATATTGACGGGGGAGACATGTTGAAAAGTTGATgcttatacaaaaaaaaaaaaaaggattattttGAAGGGATAATGAGATGGGGTTCTGTTGAACTCTATTTCGAGCTCGTGGACAAAACCTTATTTGAATTGGACAATTAGATCGGTTTGTTAAACCCAAAAATCCGAACACACTTATGCTCAAGTTTGTTTCACAAAGAACTttgacatttttcaaaaatgttttccgatgagccatttttcaaaagaatgataatgcattttgatttttcattgaaatctgaaaatgaattgaaaattattttccttcaaTTGGAATGGAAAGCTTACTTTTACTTACCTAAAAAGACATGCACTATTAGCTAAGATTCCTTGGGCCCAACTTTTGTGAACTTGGGCTTTGTCATAGAGGAACTGGGCCTTGACGCTAGCAACTTGGATGTGGGGTTGGGCACCTAGTCACAAGTATCAAGGTCCCAAACCTAGTTTAGAAAGGCTGGGTATGAAAGAACTGTGCTTGGCCTTTCTAGACAAAAGCTCAGGCATTGGTCACTTGGGAGCGAGAGTTGGAATCTCGACAAGGCCGCCAAGGACCTAAGCATTGGCACCAAGGTCTTGGGCCTAGCCTTGAGGAACCTTGCTCAATCTTTGTGGACCTAGCCTAGGTCCATTGCCTTGGACGCGGTAGTCACTTACCCTAGCATGAGCATCGAGATCCTGACCTTAGCCTCAAAACACTTGAGCTCACCCTATGTGGACCGAGGCACGAGTGCTGTGACTTAGGTGCAATAGTTGAGTATAGCCACCAAGGAAGTGGACATAGGCATTAGGGTCTTGGGgggaaaagaaccaaaaatttctatatttattgcattggtactaatttaatcttaaacctttcaattggattaatttagtcctaaacatttttacattagtACTAATTAGtccatttagccaatttagactagaaattgttgatatggatgCAAGTCGTCCTACTGGCAATATCAGCTAACACTGACGttgacaatttaattttttaataattttttttaaaaaatatgttattttttctttttcttttcattattctcttcttcttcttcttttacctttccctttcttctttttcccttcactaGCCTCTGTGATGACCAAAGAAGGTTGTCAATCACTTGGGAGAGGGCTTGCTAGCCACTGGCAAGGCCGGCCCTTACTAACCTTTGGCAAGGGCCAATAAGGGTTGGCATGAAGTAGGCCGAAAATGCTACCTCTCGCTTTGCCTCATGCCATCTAGGTGAGGCTATCGCTCGCCAAATCCAATGTGGGTACCCTCGTCCAACCCTTGCCGAGGCTAACAAGGGCTAAGACACCTTCGCCATCCCTAGAGGCTTGCTTGCCTAAATAGGACCGCCCTTCACCAAGCCCTTGCCAAAGGTCGGTGGGGAGCAACCTAGTGTAGATGGCATGAGACCTCGCTAGGTTTGGGGGCGCACTTGCCTAGCCCTCGTTGGCCCTCATCAAAGGCTAGTAAGGGTTGCGAGGGCTGGCCCTCACCCTAGCCACACGCCCTCGTCGGTGGCTGGCAACCTTTGTTGGCCATCATAAAGGCTGGtggatggaaaagaagaaagaaaaaaaggcaaaaaaaaaaaaaggaaggaaaagaaaaaaaattaataaaaagttcatgtaATTGTCAATGTCAGTGTCAACTGTGTTATATAGGATGGCCAATATCCACTTTAGCAATTTTTAGCTTAAATTGACccgatggattgaattggtaggAATGTGAAAtgattttggactaaattgatccaattgaagatttatgactgaattgatgcCAATATAATAtgaactttttggtaattttcttgggtctaagGCCTAGGTTTTTCCTACTTGGCCTCAATAAACGTGGACTTGAGTGCTTGTAACTTGAAGATGGGAGCCAGGTATCCCAACATGGCCATGGAGACTTGGTCATGAAACTAGAGTTCCGAGATCAACCTCTGAAGAATCGAGCCCAACCTCAACGGCCTCTATATGGGCACTAGTGACTAATGCGTGAGAACCGAATATTGAGAGACGGCCTCCTAAGACTTTGGCATGAGCATTAAAGGTCTTGGGCTTGGCCTCGAGGGACTTGAGTCTCCAACCTTTGTGGACTTAGGCCCAACTAATGGTGACTTGGGTGTAAGTGCCAAGTAGCAGGTGTGGTTGCCATGGACCGAAGCATGGCATTGAGTTTCCAAGCATGATCACTGAGGACCCAGGCATAAGCACCGAGGTCTTTGGCCCAACCTTTTGTGGGCCGAGGCCTAATCATTGGTGACATGGATGAAAGAGCCAAGTACAACCATTAGGAATTTGAGCACAAGCATTAGGGTCTTGGGCCCAACCTTTATAGACTCTGAGTTGGTGTTGATGGACCTAACTAAGGCGCAAGTGACTTAAAGACAGAGGCAAGAGCCAAGTACTCAGGCATGGCCTTAAAGGCCTAAGTTTAGTCTCTATGCACTCGAGCTGTAACATCCTAGTATATGACCTCACTAACGTGAGTTATTTAATCTTTTCACTTATTGCACAAATGGAGCAAGCATAAGAATCAAACCAACATGACAACAACAATGGATGAACACAAAAGCAAAACAGGAAATAAGCTTTCAtttcattatcatatttataaatatgGGCGATTAACGGAATTACATCGGGAGGTCAAAAGGCTGTCTACTCCCATTAGCTATCCATACAAACGACATAATGAGCCCATGGCTATCAACATCATCCATTACCAACTACATGATCTAATCCCACAAAGTGACAACCGTGTCTCAAAAAATGGTTCCCTACCTCCAACCTATCTCCTCTACTCCATACCACCCGCACAGGCATGGCTAAGGATCTGTAAAAAAAATAGGAGTGAGTACACAATATACCGCGAACCATTTCCAATCACACAAGTAGTGCCAGTATGCATACAAGACCTATGATATCACTTTAATCCAAATATAAGATACATATACATGACCATGATTGCTACACACATCATTTCATGTGTAATCCAATCACTGAACAATAAACAAAGTAAGTCATATACCATTAATTTAGCAAAGGCAGCAACACTCATACATTATCAATAAGGCATAGCACACCTTATCAATTGATCAAGGCAAAATGCATTCATGCACTTTTGGCACCACACATAGGAATTCACAATGCAATTACCACACAAAACTATACATTTACACACTAACTCATATGCCATATAAGTTATTTAGTAATCTCATGTGATCACATTGTCCACTTTCGAGTCGGATTTACACTGGGTTGCTGGGCGATTTGCTTAAGTCACTTCCGGAATTTCCATAGGAATTGGCCTTAGGTATCTTACTTCGAGGCATCTCAATATCAAACGGTTGAGGCATCTAAGGGTCACTAACCTTAGGCATCTTGACTCTCCCAGGGCATCTCGGTTTATTATCCAAGCATCTAAGGGTTGCTCGTCTTGGCCATTCTAACTTCTCTAGGGCATCATTCAAGTCACTGGCTGATGGATACTTTTATATTCATTTCATTTCACATAGTTCGCACTTCCACACCTTGAATTAATCACATCACACTAATATATCGAACACTCATGGAATTCACAATCACAAATGGAGCTAATTCTCACAACATTCACAAGATAGCAAGTCACTAGTCGACTTTCACATCACACAAGGCTCAAATTCCAGAATGTGTGCTCACACTATACTTTAAATTTCCACAagtaaatgatattttattaaaaCCAAATACACTAGCCAAATTAATGTAATTTCTACCATCAGTAGACCACAATTTAAGATTCCATCATCTTCCTATAAAATTTAACTAAAGTTGGACCAAATGACGAAATCGACCACAATTACATAGTAGCAGAAATTGAAGCCACAACCATAGTaaataaacttgaaaaattctaaaattttagtatattatagaaaagaccttaaaaaattttaatgtaaGAGACTAAGTCTAAAACAATATGTGTAAAGAGCAGCAAATTGCACAAAGTCACTCAAAATCTAGTGCATTGGAACATAGTGAGCAATCCTCAAATTATACGCATCTCATCGCCTTAAACATTTCAA harbors:
- the LOC104433098 gene encoding LOW QUALITY PROTEIN: laccase-7 (The sequence of the model RefSeq protein was modified relative to this genomic sequence to represent the inferred CDS: inserted 1 base in 1 codon), with amino-acid sequence MARRHEQTGFLRAWAFALGVMSSMASAAIVEHIFNVENATVRKLCHDRVITAVNGALPGPTIQVTEGDTLVVYVFNKSPYNVTIHWHGVLQLLSGWADGPNYFTQCPIRPGHSYIQKFTITKQEGTLWWHAHVSLLRATVYGALIIRPKSGHYPFPTPHKEFPIILGEWWNGNVIDMQNQAQALGVPPANSDAYTINGRPGDLYPCSRKHTYKLKVVQRRIYMLRIINAALNNQLFFKIANHKFTVVAVDASYTNPYVTDVVVLAPGHTVDVLLTTDQTXGAYMAARPYVSAQNAPPPNNTATTGILIYDKLHYTSPIMPLLPALNDTPTAHKFSSSLTSLVGSPNWLPVPTKVDEQMFVTIGLSLSPCGSTATCKAIPNIPSLRLSANMNNASFQVPTRLSLLQAHYFNVKGIYTPDFPDQPPLKFDYTNPANSNNTAFAFAPQSTRVKQVKYNATVEIVFQDTTIIGAENHPMHLHGYNFHVVGQGFGNFEPVKDRKKFNLFNPVIRNTIGVPVGGWAAIRFQANNPGVWILHCHLDSHLTMGLATAFVVENGPTPSSTLPPPPPDLPQC